From the genome of Alosa alosa isolate M-15738 ecotype Scorff River chromosome 18, AALO_Geno_1.1, whole genome shotgun sequence, one region includes:
- the si:ch73-52p7.1 gene encoding uncharacterized protein si:ch73-52p7.1: MTLLGVCKRAVLSCLFWLTVAPGPLRGDFHVAHVTDHGLRTCVCERELPPCSPLHGVAECVCKDLPLSWLQRAEGKGLVQRRRLSIWYSSPPNVALYLDNAEVRHLSLVRCSATAAVPSSVAASTVSAGASPEHFVVQRLEQLTVWLCRLGSSQEMYLGREMGAAHHEEARIAVINTAALAGELRLKAYTVRTGLDANGLLPFPNLHTLPRELPDSSSIFVTFLY; the protein is encoded by the coding sequence ATGACTCTCCtgggtgtgtgtaagcgtgCAGTCCTTTCCTGCCTGTTCTGGTTGACGGTAGCCCCTGGGCCTTTGCGTGGCGATTTCCACGTGGCACACGTGACGGACCACGGCCTGCGCACCTGCGTGTGCGAGCGTGAGCTGCCCCCCTGCAGTCCACTCCACGGCGTCGCCGAGTGCGTCTGCAAGGACCTCCCGCTCTCCTGGCTGCAGCGGGCCGAGGGCAAGGGCCTGGTGCAGCGGCGCCGGCTCTCCATCTGGTACTCTTCGCCGCCCAACGTCGCCCTCTATCTAGACAACGCGGAGGTGCGCCACCTGTCGCTGGTCAGGTGCTCCGCCACGGCTGCGGTGCCAAGCAGCGTGGCTGCCTCTACCGTCTCCGCCGGTGCATCTCCCGAGCACTTTGTGGTGCAGAGGCTGGAGCAGCTGACGGTGTGGCTCTGCCGGCTCGGCTCCAGTCAGGAGATGTACCTGGGAAGGGAGATGGGCGCGGCACACCACGAGGAGGCCCGCATCGCCGTCATCAACACGGCCGCGCTGGCAGGGGAGCTCAGGCTCAAAGCCTACACGGTGCGCACCGGCCTGGACGCCAACGGGCTCCTGCCCTTCCCCAACCTGCACACGCTGCCCCGCGAACTCCCGGACAGTTCCAGCATATTTGTGACCTTCCTCTATTGA